In Leptidea sinapis chromosome 2, ilLepSina1.1, whole genome shotgun sequence, the sequence CACCCATCTTTGGAAAGGTCTACCCATTTTACTTTTCATGAGACCTGTGTACCAATTCATTAATGTTTTACTCCATTTTGCATGTCCTCTGATTGTATGCCCTGCTGCATTTAAGTTTCTTAATGGTTATAGATACATCTTTCGTTCCTGTGTGCTTTTTAtggttgatatttttaatttatctaaaaGTTTCTTCCCAACCATGCTTCTATTCATTGCATTCTGACATGTTTGAAGTTTTTTGATTTGTGCTTTTGTTAGGGACCAAGTTTGGCAGCCTTATGTTATGTAATACTGGTGTTGAAGTGTTTTCTTTTGATGGCTGACTGATTACTAtgtcatattatgtataaaatgatattttttagtatattaactagtttttttttatcaagtcATTCACAATCAATCTAACGGAGACACTTAATCATCTACATCACCTCCATCTAAAGCATCTTTTACTAtagtatctttttttttcttcaattcaCTATTTATAAACTTTCTTTGTTCCtgctttctttttatttgatCCATTCTTTCAACACTAGGTCGGTCTAGAATACCTTTAGTAAATGTATAGATCACAACTGTAAAATCAGTTTCAATAAAAGCTAAGTTTATACCGGGCCCTGTTTCTACTGTACACAAATTTTCTTGTAACTGATTTATATAGCCCATGTTTATACTGAAGTCTGTTGGGACCGGCACGTAAATGTTCAACTTGTCATGTTTCGATGTTCGTGCAACAATGTATAGTTTATCAATATCCTTGTTATAGCAATATTCGGTATCATACATCAACTTTTTatcaactaaataaatatacagaTGAAAAGCTAGAGCTAATTGTTTCTCGCAAGTGCATCCAAGTTTTTTCATATCCTCCTTAATTTTTGCTTCCACCTCCATTCTAGTTCTGAAATTATAGAGACTAgagaattaattttgaattacAGAACTCTTACTCTTCTTCTTCTCTTatggttttcacaaataattaaaattaataattaaatacaacaaTTTTAACTCTTAATCAAACACAATTTTTGTTTTGAGAAAATTGAAAACCGGTAAAGGTTCTTAAGTCAGTAAAAAGACTCCTTTTTCTATAAAGAGTGGGGAAATGGGTGTTTTGCGGTAGGAAATTATTTTCCAATATCCAGAATAGCCTCAACTTTTGCTACATTTTTTACTACAAATTCCATAAATATTAGTTGCTCCTACTTTGcttttttatctaatatattaaaataaaaacaagcaAAGTAGGTAACATCAgtgaataaagttataaaatgaaacaacaacgttaaaaataatgttttaataatataaactgaAACTTACTTACTatggaaaataatattattgagttGGAAAAGTGTGAAAGAACTGGTATTTTTTCAATGCAGGAACAAACAATGGAAAATTATTTCCCACTTTGTTAAACCTAAGAAAATCAATGCTACGAAGGCAAAACCCGAAAAAGGCATTCAGAAAACAGGTCTACTTACaagaatattatgtttatgcACTTACCAAATGTTTTTCttcaaaaactattaaaaaagcCACCAGAACTAACCAGAACCGGTGTTTTCGCAAATTTTTCAAACTTTGTTTTTGACATTGACATACGATGACAGTGcgcggattttttttatttttttattcatttagtcgcacgggatgcaagtccataggccaattaaatttaactttgtaTAAAATGTTGCCAACAccttagttttaaaaaaatctgtagttttttttgtttctgcGGTTGGTATTTATTAGAAATaccaataaagaattaaaagagAAATGTTAGGGAAGCGTCAATGGGAAGTAATTTAcaagtttttttgttatttttattaaatgactTCGTCGACTGGATGTCAACCAGTTGGCGTCAAAGGTACATACACAATGCATGTTTCTTTGTACGcatgcaatttttatttttaattttacttagaggctgtttcacaatgtccaagtaaagtaGCAGATTGTCAGGGGCTAGATTAgctatttatgcaactgttgtgtaataagactatgcagtggtttctggtgcttgagtttgggattctcactgttccagtaacgacaattttgacggtttacgaacccattgatatgtaagtgggcctcatctgagaaaaggatattgtcaaaattggaaaatcgattaagcatttcaAATGCGAGCATTAGCAAATGcgagccttgctccgaagtcagactctttcaattcttgtgttaactgcagcttgtaaggatgcagtttaagatccaactttaaaattcgttgcaaacttcgtctcgataagtgtaagacagacgatctcttgcgagtagacatttgtggatctcctcgtacagactgcataactctctcaatattgtcgtcggtcctagatgttcttggacgaccttttgcttgtagtttaaacgttgaaccagtctcttcaaaatgctgtacccatattttaattaaattagcactcggagcttcactaatttgccgtagtccatattcagaacaatataaacgcctagtaacgatgtatgaacgagagttctcgtaaaatgcgcgcacgcaaaatgcgcgatgcttcccgtcgaagtgactcatagtgactaaaactccatgatcccgcctacccaacgatgcagactccccccgcccgcgcactttctaccccgcgaaaaaagatgatgcaatatgcacgttctattgcgccaccctgtatataaaaatagcgataaaaaaaagtgttgatCACAggcgggtgaaaatttgatgctgcatgtatttttaatgctgaatcataattgaataaaaacaaaaaaaaatatcaaaaaataaaatatttagaggTCATTTacgggtatgaaaaatagatgttggcggATACTCAGATCTACCCTATATGCAcacagcattacatacaaatCATACTCATGGTAACAAAAGccccgcgacacgagaattttatgtatctgttagtctcgctaaaactcgagaacggctggaccgatttggcaaattttggtcttgattaataataaaaaaacgattttaatattttcgttGATGTGTCCCCCTTCgtttagaaatcaaattaatataatagtctaaaattaataaataattaaatttttatatctttctaactttcttagGAGATAAAAAAGAAACTCAATTTTAGCTAACCATAGTTCgcttacaatttttaactatctatcagattatttttatgtaaattgataaaaatatggcgacaccttcatttaatataaagttaataaagttttttataagtactacgtgcttaggcatgtgtgtacgcggacgaagtcgcgggtatcagctagttagaTATATAATGAAGTTCTATACGTTCTATTTCACGTCGTAGAAATACATGGCACAAGGCAAATaacataataagcttcgacagCTATATGTATACATTTCGGCGATTACttcagttgcttaaaatattattggtcaataggcaggaatgtatatatttttcagtGCATGCTGCGTATGTTGAATTTAAAACCccatttggacagtgacatcagtggagtagcagtgaGGTATTTATTTAAACCCTGACGAAAAAGTTGCTGTAAGTTTTGCGTTTGTGAGTCTGTCCCTGCCtttgtcattttattattaaggtCTGTTCAGacggaatttattt encodes:
- the LOC126978149 gene encoding uncharacterized protein LOC126978149, with product MEVEAKIKEDMKKLGCTCEKQLALAFHLYIYLVDKKLMYDTEYCYNKDIDKLYIVARTSKHDKLNIYVPVPTDFSINMGYINQLQENLCTVETGPGINLAFIETDFTVVIYTFTKGILDRPSVERMDQIKRKQEQRKFINSELKKKKDTIVKDALDGGDVDD